From the genome of Candidatus Poribacteria bacterium:
CTGATGGCACTCCTTATACACAGGGACCAACTTGGACGATTGACGCTTTTTTCCGCGAAACAGTCGCAGAAATTCAGCACTATCAACAGGAAGGAGTTGTCACAGTTGAGATGGAAGCCGCCGCTCTATTTGCTATCAGTACACTGCGTGGTGTTGATATGGCATCAGGATTTGTCATCAGTGATTCGATAGCAGAACTGGTATGGCATCCACAAATACTCGCCCAAGAAACACACAAAAGTCTATTTCGTTTGTATCAGGCGGCACGCGCAACCTTACAGTAGCACACTTGCTTAAATATTAAACGCTAACACCAAAGGAAACCAAATGGGAATACTCACACAAGCACATCGCGACCATTTTGATGAATACGGCTATATGGTCATCGAAAACGCCGTCCCCACTGAACTTTGCGATGCGGTCATTGATGCGATTTTTGCGTTTTTGGAGATGGACCCTTCAGATCCAAATAACTGGTATCGCGCCCCGCATAAACCCGGCGCAGGTATGGTCGAGATGTACCAACACCAAGCCATGTGGAACGTCTATCAATACCCACCGATCCATCAAATCTATACCGAGGTATACGGTACCCACCGGATTTGGGTTCACCCCGACCGCGTCAATATGAAGCCGCCGAAACATCCTGACCATCCTGAGTGGGACCATAAAGGGATGTACCACTGGGATGCCGACACCTCAAAACTGCCCGTTAGATTCCACACACAAGGTGTCCTGTTTCTGACAGACACGGCTGACAATCAAGGGTCTTTTGTCTGTTGGCCCGGGGCGCACAAGTCGCTGATTGACGAGGAAAACCCATGGGTGCCAGAACTTACGCCGGAAATATATAGGGAAAAATTCATACAGGTACCAGCGAAGGCAGGTTCCCTGCTTATATGGCATGTCGCACTTCCGCACGGCAACGGTCGTAACACCTCTGACAAGCCCCGACTGGCACAATACATGAACTTCTATCCGGTTCCCGAGCCGATGGATGAAGAACGACGACAAGAACGTATCACACTCTGGCGGGAACGGAGAGCCTTGGGGCGTGGTCCCTGGCCGGGCGATCCACGCGGTTGGGAAGCGAAAAACTATGGACCCGCGGAACTGACACCCCTGGGACGAAAACTATTGGGACTCGATCTGTGGGATTAATACTTCTTAATCATGCCCCAACTTGTGGCTAATTTCCCTTGTGGGTCTACACCGAGTGCCGCTTGCAATCCGTTGTCCATGATTGCCTTAATCTGATCTTCACTCAAATCCACATTGAAGATAGCGACTTCATCAAAGAGACCGAACATAAACTGGTGGTGCGCCAGGAAGTCCCCCATGTTCACTTCCTGCGCCTCATCATTCGTGTCCATTGCTTGATCGGTGCCTTCTTTGGTTTGAAGTTCACCGTCAACATAGAGATCATGGTCTTTCACAGCGTCTGAACCTTTGGGAAAGACCACCGCCATGTGATGCCATTCCTTATCACAGACGTCGTCTGCCCCGTAATTCTGCCCTCCCGCAACTTCAACCCT
Proteins encoded in this window:
- a CDS encoding phytanoyl-CoA dioxygenase family protein → MGILTQAHRDHFDEYGYMVIENAVPTELCDAVIDAIFAFLEMDPSDPNNWYRAPHKPGAGMVEMYQHQAMWNVYQYPPIHQIYTEVYGTHRIWVHPDRVNMKPPKHPDHPEWDHKGMYHWDADTSKLPVRFHTQGVLFLTDTADNQGSFVCWPGAHKSLIDEENPWVPELTPEIYREKFIQVPAKAGSLLIWHVALPHGNGRNTSDKPRLAQYMNFYPVPEPMDEERRQERITLWRERRALGRGPWPGDPRGWEAKNYGPAELTPLGRKLLGLDLWD